The following coding sequences lie in one Anticarsia gemmatalis isolate Benzon Research Colony breed Stoneville strain chromosome 16, ilAntGemm2 primary, whole genome shotgun sequence genomic window:
- the LOC142979271 gene encoding uncharacterized protein LOC142979271, translating into MGDVDWTTESALRLMEEYRLRPELWDSSHEMYRVQTAKYEAWSDLARTFECDIADLRKKLNSIFASHRREKAKIRAGGRSTWFLYPYMSFLPNHLENGAPGSNAKRRKVKVVEEDSESQSSADDQDDDDDDDDDDDDEDGDDRQEIEVVVKQEPEAELDHQPERVQRDNRKTIKRIRANNIRPRSRALLKRRVVKESVSQSVTNSLDNRLLETMKLLRKSELSKKKDECDSFGEYIAISLRKHDERTQSMIKQAINNIMFEQEMKKYSTGQYTVVISGVDENPLVIGEDK; encoded by the exons ATGGGCGACGTCGATTGGACGACAGAGTCGGCGCTACGGCTGATGGAGGAGTACCGGCTGCGGCCGGAGCTGTGGGACAGCTCTCATGAGATGTACCGGGTGCAGACGGCCAAGTATGAGGCTTGGTCAGACTTGGCGCGAACGTTTGAATGCGACATAGCCGACTTGCGTAAGAAGCTGAACTCGATATTCGCGTCGCACCGGCGAGAGAAGGCGAAGATTCGCGCCGGCGGCCGATCGACTTGGTTCTTGTACCCTTATATGAGTTTTCTGCCGAACCATTTGGAAAATGGCGCCCCCGGTTCAAATGCAAAG CGCAGAAAAGTAAAAGTCGTTGAAGAAGATTCAGAATCACAGTCTTCAGCAGATGATCaagacgatgatgatgatgatgatgatgacgacgaCGACGAGGACGGTGATGACAGACAAGAGATAGAAGTGGTTGTCAAGCAGGAACCTGAGGCAGAACTGGACCACCAGCCGGAACGAGTCCAGAGAGACAATAGGAAGACCATCAAACGGATCAGAGCGAACAACATCAGACCGCGGAGCAGAGCTTTACTCAAACGAAGAGTAGTCAAggaatcagtcagtcagtcagtcacaaACTCCCTGGACAATAGACTATTAGAAACTATGAAACTGTTGAGAAAATCTGAACTATCGAAGAAGAAAGACGAATGTGACAGTTTTGGAGAATACATAGCTATATCTTTAAGAAAACATGATGAAAGGACACAAAGTATGATTAAACAAGCGATTAATAATATCATGTTTGAACAAGAGATGAAGAAATACAGCACGGGACAGTATACTGTTGTGATCTCAGGGGTTGATGAAAACCCCCTTGTGATTGGCGaagataagtaa